The genomic segment AGGGTGATATACTGTTCAGTAATGTTTGGTTCAGTTACGATAAGTACACGCCTGTCTTAAAGAACATAAACCTGAGGATAAGGGTTGGTGAGAAGGTTGCAGTGGTTGGTAAGAGTGGTTCAGGGAAGAGTACGTTATCTAAGCTACTGCTTAGGATGTATGATGTTGACTCAGGGGAGATAAGGATAAATGGGGTTAATGTGAAGGAGATCGACCTACAGTACCTTAGGGATAGGATAGCGTATGTGCCGCAGGAGGTGGCTTTATTCGATAGCACTGTGGCTTACAATGTGGCTTACGGTAGTGGGAGGCATGTTGAGCCTTGGGAGATCATAGCGGCTTGTAAGGCGGCTAGGATTCATGACGAGATTATGCAGTTGCCTTTAGCCTACGACACTAACCTGGGTGAGAGGGGTTCATCATTATCCGGCGGCCAGAGGCAGAGGATTTCAATTGCTAGGGCTATTATTAAGCAGCCGGATATCGTAATACTTGATGAAGCAACGTCAAACCTTGACGTTATTAATGAGGCTGAGGTCTACAGAGCCATCATGAACCTGGCTAAGGGTAGGACTGCAATATTCGTTACTCATAGTTTCGTTGAGGTCATGAGTGCGGATAGGGTTATAGTTATGGCAAATGGGGAAATTGTAGAGGAGGGTAAGCCAAGTGAATTATTGGCTAAGAGGGGGCACTTCTACAATATGTTTAAGGATCAGCTTGAATTATTCACCGGTGAATTGAAGCTTCTTGAGAATGATGACGGTAATGGGAATGCCTTAACCCTTAGGGATTACGTTAAGGACGTAATGGTTGAGCCAGGTAAAGTTAAGGTTAAGCCAGGGAGTAGGAGGAGTCTAGTTACATTGATCGTTAATGGTGAGGTTTACAAGGATCTTAAACCAAAGTTACCGTTCCCAATATCCCAGCCTGAGTACGTCATATTCTATGATAAGGATGGTAAGGAACGCTTCATTCTGAGTAATTATAAGGCACTCGACGCTGAATCAGTTAAGCTACTTGAGACCGCAATAGCCTTGAATAACTTCAAGCCCGTAACGTTGAGTGTTAAGAGGATTGATGTTAAGGGTGATGAATTGGAGTGGCATCTAGTGACTAACTACGGTGAGGTTGTGGTTAATACTAGGGGCAGGAGGAACGTGATGATCATGGATAGTAAGTTAACTTTAGTTGATATTCATGATAATATATATGAGATTGACTTAAAGAGACTTGATAAGGATAGCCTTAAGCTAATAGCAGACACAGTGTGATTTAACCACAAGTAATCACGGTGCTTTATTATAACATATTTCAATTTTAAGTAGGCTTTATTATGAACCTTGCGTCCACTGCGTATGAACCTTTCCCATTCTCAAGCATTATAACTGGGTTCAAGTCTGCTTCAGAGATCTGCGGATTCTCAATCATTAGTCTGGAGAATTTAACGATTATATCCACGAGTGAGTAAATATCCCTTCTCGGCATACCCCTGTAGCCTATCATTAATTGGTAAGCCTTAGTCTCCTTAATCATGCTTAAGGCATCATCCTCAGTGATTGGGGCCACCCTCATTGAGGTATCCTTATATAACTCAGTTAATACGCCACCAATTCCAAATAGGATTACTGTACCGAATATTCTATCCCTTAAACCACCCACAATTACCTCCAGTCCCCCTTGAACCATGTGTTGAACCAGGAAGCCGAATACCCTGGCGTATGGTGCCAGGTGTTTAATGTTATTGGTCATTTCTCCGCAAGCCCTCTTAACGTCATCATCACTGTTAACGTTAAGTATCACACCTCCCACATCAGTCTTATGCATTATGTCAGGGGAAATCACCTTTATTGCCACTGGGTAACCAACCTCATTAGCGGCCTTAATGGCTTCCTCGTAATTAGACACCACCCTATACCCAGGTGTTGGTATGCCGTATGCCTCAAGTAGCTCATATGCCTCATGATCAAGTAGCTTAAACCTACCCTCTGAGAGTGCTTTAGTAACTATATCATGGACCATACTACTCCACCTCCTCCCTAAGCATCCTCTTAATCATACTGTACTGCACCAGGGCCCATAGTGCCCTAGCACCCCTATCTGGTGTTGCGTAAACTGGTATTCCATTATCCTCCAGGGCCTCATTGAACTTCTCCATCATTGCGCTACCGCCGAAGGAGACTACAACCATGGGTTTCCCATATCTTTTAGCATCAATAATGTAGTTGACGAGGTTTGGGGTTAAGCCAGGTATCTGCATTAAGGCTACTATGAGGGCCATGTCAACGTAACTAGTGGGTAGGATTGAGTCAAGCACTATCTTATAGTACTCATCAGTCGCACTACCGGTTACGTCAACCGGATTCCTAACTATTGCCAAGGGTGGTAGGAATTTCCTAAGCATTGATTGGATCGTTTCAGGTAATTCAGGAACTTCAAGACCAAGCATTGATAAGGTGTCCACTGCCTGAATCCCCATTCCACCGCTATCAGTAAGCACAAGCACCCTCCTACCCCTTGGTAATGGTTGCGTGGCTAAGGCCTTGGCTAAGTCAAACATCTCCCTAACACTATTAGCCTCAATTAAACCAGCCTGCCTAAAGGCACCCCTGTAGATTTCATAGTCACCGGCTAATGCCGCAGTATGGCTTGCCACAGCACCTGCCGATGCCTTAGTTCTACCAGCCTTATAGACTATTACCGGCTTTATTTGAGTAACCTTCTTAGCTGTTTCAAGGAATCTTAAGCCCTCGCCAGGGTACTTTAAACCCTCCATGTATATTGTAATCACCTTAACATTACTATTATTAGCCAGGTACTCCAGTAACTCTGACTCATTAACATCAAGCTTATTACCGTAATTCACAGCTAAACCTATGCCCAGTCTCCTCCTTGATGCCCAGTCAAGTATCGCCGCTGCAACCGCCCCCGACTGGCTTATTAAGGCTATTGGGCCCTTAGGCGGCCTACCCATCCTATCCTCAGGTAGGAAGAAGGTGTCGAGGCCATTATCAGCATTATAAACCCCTATGCAATTTGGGCCAAGAACCCTAACCTGAGTGTTCTTAACAATTTCCCTAACCTCATCCTCAAGTCTCCTACCTTCATCCCCAACCTCACTGAAGCCACCGCTGATTATTATTAATGCCTTAACATTCTTCTTCACAGCCTCAGCGGTAACCTGGGGGACCACGGGGGCTGGTACAGCTATTACTGCTAAGTCAACTTCATCATTCACCTCAGTGATGCTCTTATAGCATTTAGCACCATTTATTGAATCATACCTTGGATTAACTAGAATAACCTTCCCCTTAAATTTACTCAGTAAATTACTCATTATGACGTAACCAACATGACCCGGCTTAGGTGTCGCCCCAATTACTGCAACCGATGATGGGTAAAACAATGCCTCAATCCCCCCTTTACTGACTGCTTCCCTGGTTTGTTCAATAACCATATAGTACTAAATAGTTACTAGTGGTTTAAATATATTCTCACTCCCTTAAACACACATTATACCCTTCTGCGAAGGGTTTATTTAAAGGGGCAAGTATTATGGCTGCAATGAGTCAGCATAGTGAGGTAATGGGTAACATTGACTATGTTGGGTTCTATAAGGATGAGTTAACGGATTACTACGTGTACAGTACCCTTGCTAGGGTTGAGAGGAATAAGGATAGAAGGAGCGCGTTAATGGAGATTGCCTCAACAGAACTTAGACATGCTAAGTATTGGGAGGCAAGGGCTAGGGAGTTAGGGTTAAGTGTTGGTGAGTTTAAGGTTCCGTGGCTTAAGATTATTTTCTACCTAACCCTAAGGCTACTCTTCGGTCTTGCAGTTGTTATTAGGCTTAGGGAGAGAGAGGAGGATGAGGCTATAGTAAGGTATGTTAACGCCAGGGATGTTGTTAAGGATCCTGCGCTTGATGAGATAATTAAGGATGAGGTAATACATGAGGATTACTTCATAGAGGAGGCAACTAAGATGAGTGAACGCTTCAATAATATTAGGGACTTCATATACGGTATGAGTGATGGCCTAGTTGAAGTAATGGCAGCATTAGCCGGATTAGTGCCCGTTGTAGTTAACCCACTGTTAATAGCCATGGCCGGCTTAATAGTTGGTGTTGCCGGTACAATATCAATGAGTATAGGAGCCTACATGTCTGTTAAGGCTCAGTCCGAGTTAATGAACTACAGGGTGAATAAGGTTAAGACAGCCCTCAGGGTAATGCCCATTAGCACCGTTACCGATAAGGTACTTGACATTTTAAAAAGCAGCGGCGTACCCGAGGAGAAGGCTAGGAGTATTGCAAGGGAATTAAGCGAATATAAGGATGCGGTATCGGACATGGTTATAACAAGGGAATTAGGCTACGTGGAGTCCACTGAGAATGCCGCTAAATCAGCCGTGAGCACCGGTGTATCCTACATAATCGGCGCTGCCTTAGTCATATTACCGTTCCCAACCATTGGATTAGTGAACAGGTATGCGGCATTATTCACGTCAATAGTACTAATGATTATAGCTACATCAGTGGCCGGTGTATTCACTGCAGCTTCAAGTAACGCTAAGATGCGTAGTGTTATTGCGAGGAATGTTGGATTAAGCCTACTTGCATTAACGGTAACATACCTAGTGGGTTCACTGGCCCATGCCCTAGGCGCCACGGTTACGTGAAGCAGGCTTAATGATTCATAACTGGAGTTATAATCCAACATTAGGCCAGTACCCTCTTAAGGCATTTAAGTCCAAAGTTAACACCTAATTAGGTTCATCAATGAACCTAATGTAGCCTCAGTCATGGATGCCGCCCAAGTGGCCTCATAAAGGTGAGTAACATCCAAGGCCTCGGCATACAGCTCTTAAGGCGTGAGGAATAGTGTCAAAAGCTTTAAATTCTTATATTTCACTTCTACGTGACAAGCGTGATATTCGAGGTTCCCTCCTATTTACGTCTTAAGGATTCTTTGGAGGGCAATGAGCCGGTTATTGTAACCGGTCTACCTCGTAGCGGTATATCCACAGCCCTCAACTGGGTTTTAAACACCAGTGACGCCGCGGGAATTGGTAAAACAGGTTTTAAGATTATGGAGTTACCCAAAGCGTTTAATGAAGATGCTCAACTGTCTATGCTTCTTTCCAAGCTCAAGGGGCAGCTCGATCAGCATGGGGAACGTTTTATCGTTAGTGGTAGAAGCAATGTTGTAGAGTTTGTGTTCAGTAACGGGGGCAACGTACGTGGTGGCAGGGATTGGTTTATAGGCATTTATCAAGGTCTAAGGAGCTTGAGACGTAGGCTTCTTTCCCTCTCCTATGAATGGGAGCCGGTGATTGTTGATGGTTTCCGCACATACATGTTCTCCTTCAGTAAGGAGGATGCCGTGATCTTGGCTGAACACTTGGGTGTTAGAAGGGATAAGGATGTTGATGCTGTTTTAGAGTACTCGAGCTTTAAATCACTTTTCCGCGGGGTGTATTTGCCTGGGCTCATTGTTGAGGGAACACGCAAAATACTTAATGGTGAAGAACTCTTCGAGCAGAATGAGAGAATCGGTGAGTCGGAGCGCATGTTTGTGTTCAGTGCCCCTCTCCTTACCTCCGCAGCAGAGGCTTTTGCTGAATCACCGGTGGAAGCCGCGAGTAGTATTGCGGAAACCGTGGGTAGGTTTATTACGGGCATGGGGTTAGCTTGGGAGCTGGGTGTGCTCTTCGCTTCATTTTTTGGCTTTGGATCATTCTCAGAGAAACGTTTTGAAAAGGAACTTGTCAGCGTGGGTAATGCTTGGCGCACGCTTCCAGAAGACAAGCGTGAGGTGATTGCGAGTGTGTACGATCGCGAATTAAAACTTATCCCAGGCACCTCAAGATCGGTCTTAGATGACCTCTTCCTAGGGGTTTCAACTCTCAGATCTAAAGTTGAACAGGCGTGGTCGTATATTAGACAGGTGGAGGTGCATCAGACCTACGACACACTACTTTCTAGACGGGACGCCTCTCTTGAGCTTGTGAAAATTATTAAACAGTCGCATACAGGGGTTCAACTCACTTCCAAGGGTCGTGGAAGTGAAGTGGCTGAGCTTACCTCGTTGATTAGAAACGCAAAGGAAGAGGTACGCATTTGGAGACAGGGCTTTTCAGCAGTGAATGAGCTCATCCCCGTTTTTAAAGAGTTCTTAACACGGCCAAACACCGAGATAAAGGTCTTACTAAAGATTGATCAATTCTCACTGCAAAACGCATCGCGTCTACTCGAACTAGCTAGGGTATACCCTAACCTAGAATTAGCCCACTTTGATTCATCCCTAAGAGGAGAAATATACGATCAGCTTAAGCTACGCCTCGTAACGAAGACTCCGCGCACACCTACCACTATAGATGACCCTCGCGTCCCAGGCACCGACTCAGAGTTTTACTATGCTGTTTGGCTCACAGAGGACAAGGAGTGGCTTGACTTCGCGCTGGGCCTCTGGGATTACTGCTGGTCTAAGGCTGTTCACGACGTCGAGTCAGTTATATCCACATTCAGAGAACTAATGTAAATAGAGATGCAGTTAAAGAGTAACGAAGGCCACACTGTGTAAGTGAATTTTCTTAATTGCATCGTGGTTTACACCGCTCGCCTACTTCTAATCACTCTATTTATTAAGTAGGGAAATTAAGTGTTACTGCAGTTTATCATGAGATTAAATTACTAGTGATGTGCAGTATGGTGATTCACTTAATTGAGTAAAGTTCAACATCACCCTCCTTAATAATCCTAAGCAGCCTCCTCCTCTTATAGAATCTTATTATAGCGTTGGCTGTTATTAAGGCCTGTGGGTACAGGCTCCTCTTAACCCCATACTCATGTATCAGGTTATCCGCAAACTCGCAGATTGTTAATGGTCTTTCACTGAGGAGTACCTTGGCTATCCCCAGTAGCCTATTCATAGCCTCAATTGAGGCTTCAATAAATTCTTCAACTTCATTCCCCTCAAGAACCCTCTTGGAGAATGGTAGGTAATTATGCCCTGGTACAAGCATCTTAACCTTAATACTCTTAAGCGTATTCAGTGTCTGTAAGTAATCGTCAATCGATGAAACCTGTGGTATTGAATCTGTTGTACTCAACCCCCTTATGCCTAAACCCTGCACTGCGTCTGATGTAAACATTACATCATCCACAATACACACCACAGTACCTGAAGTGTGGCCGAAGGCTTCAATACACTTAACGCCATTTAAATTAAGCATACCTCTAAAGGATTCGTGAACCACTGGTGAACCAACTTTACTCCTAAAGTCTCTTATGAAGGATTCCGTGAATTCAGGGGTGAAGCATGACCTATATTTAAGTGAGAAGAAGGAATCCACGTTAATGACATTATTGTATAAGAACCCTCTGGCAGCCTCATGCGCAATCACCCTAACACCCCTACTGGCTAAGTAACCGCTTCCACCTGCATGATCCTCATGGGGATGCGTTATTATAGCCACCTTAGGTAGCCCTATTACCTTAACCACATCCTCAATTATGCTTGAGGTTGATGTATCGAGTAATACTCCACTATCCTTTACGTAAACCATGTTTAACTCAACATCACCGTAATACGTACCTACGAGACTAACCCTACTGGTTAAATCCCTAATAGTAACCTCAACCATACCCTAAGCCTAGGTGTGATATTTAAAGTATTACACCATTAATATATTATTCCTCATTACGTAGGCGTCTCATTAAGGTTAATTATTGAAGCTGTTTAAATCATCACTAAGACTCCTGATGCGTTATTAACGTTGAGTTGAGTTACGTCTCTTAAGTATCTTAATTACTGCTGAGAAATCATCATCACTTAACCCATCTGCCTCGCTCATTCTATATAATTGAAGCGCCAATGCAGCCATTGGTACTGGGACCCCTAACCTGCTAGCCTCCTTATTAACCAAGTCGAGGTCCTTTCTCATGTGTTTAGTGGCGAATTGAGTGGTGAAATCATTGTTAATCATCTTAGGTACCTTAAGTTCCGAGGTTGGTGACCTAGCACTTGACAGTTTAGTTAAAACATCCATTATTACACTACTGCTTAACCCCATGGCTTCACCTAAATTAACCACCTCGGCTAATGCTGCTACGTAGGAGCCGAGTAGGGCATTATTAATTAACTTTGCGTAGAGTCCATACCCATTTGGCCCAACGTGAACTACATAGCGGGCAAAGTGCTTAACTACCTCGTAGGCCCTCTCGTAAGCTTCCCTCTCACCACCAATAAGTACCACAGCCTCACGCTTCTCAATGAGTATTGAAGTACCTATGATTGGTGCATCAACCATTAACCCACCCTTCTCCTTAATCTTGTTAGCTAACTCAATTGATGTGGAGGGTGATATTGTTGACATTTCAATCACTAGGGAACCTTGCTTAATCCCATTAATTACACCGTTCTCACCCAGCATAATGGATTTAACGGCATCATCATCAGACACTATTGATAATACTACATCAACGTTCCTAGCTAATTCAGCAGGGTTATTGAACACATTAACCTTATTCTCCTCAGCGAACTTAATGGCCTTGCTCATAGTCCTATTAAACACCCCTATTAATAATCCATCATCCTTAAGATTCTTGGCAATCCTCCAGCCCATTGTACCTAACCCTATTAACCCTACATTAACCATAAGCCCACTTACCCTGATTAAAGTTAAACTTAACGCTCACGTTAACCCCTTCAGAGCATTAGCTTACTTCCTTAAATCCAAGGCCTTGAGTAGGTTTAAGGCATCATGTCTATTAATGATGATTACGCTTAGGCTAAACTATATTTACCACCCTGATGTTGATTAGTTATGGAGTTGGATCCAAGTGTAGCACGCTTAGCATATACGCTATCTATAATATTCCTAGTCCTGGCTCTCTTCGCATTACCCTTTGATATTCATGTTGAGGCAGCCTTAATAATCGACCTAGTGGTAATAGGAATGTTGGCTGCATTCCTAGTATTCATCATAGTTAACGTTAAGAGGAGTTCATGAGTAGGTCCACCTTAATGTGGAAGCATCATTGTGCAGTAAGTTGGTTTAATGGGTAAACAGGCTAATATTCAGGTAATGCATTATGAGGAATTATGTCCTCAATCATGGATAATATTACTAATAAAGTCTCTGAGAGAAGTGGTACGGGTGCATTAATCGCCGCCATTAGGATGCTTAATAGGGGTGCTGTACGTCATGCATTATCAGCCTTAATGAAGGAGGTTGAGTTTAATGGTGAGAGGAAGCCACTGCTTGAGTGGGTTATGGCGGCCTACGCTGGTAATGAACCCTGCCCAACCATTGCTCATTTGGCGTCACCGTTCTTTAAGGCTATGGTTAAATTAACCATGAGCTACTTCCATGCTGATGAGGATGAGGTTAAGCAAATACTGAGTGACCCAGCTATTAGGAGGGGTATTGTTACTACACTTAAAGGTATTGCACTATTCGGTGTAACCACGCCTCAGAAGCTTCCAGCCCCATTCTTCATAGTTTGGAACTTCACTAACCTATGTAACCTTAAGTGTATTCACTGTTACCAGAATGCTGGTAGGCCATTACCAAATGAATTAACCCTAGAGGAGAAGCTTAGGGTTGTTAAGGAGCTTGATGAGGCTGGTGTACCGGCAATAGCCTTATCAGGTGGTGAACCAACAATACACCCAGACTTCTTAACAGTATTAAATGAAATGAATAGGAGGGGTTTCTACTCCGCAGTGGCCACTAATGGGCTCATGTTCGCTAATATGGAGTTCGCTGAAAGGGTTAAGAAGGCTGGGTTAAGGTACGTGGAGATTAGTATTGATGCTGCTGATCCAGCAGTCCACGATAAGTTTAGGGGTGTTGAGGGGGCTTGGGATAAGGCGGTTAGGGGGCTTATTAACGCCGTTAAGTTAGGCTTCAGCACTGCCTTAGCCTTCACAGTGACTAAGACTAATATTGACCAGGTTGATAAGATACTTGACCTAGCCCAGGAAATAGGCGTGAGGAGGGTTGTCTTCTTCAACTTCGTCCCAGTGGGGAGGGGTCGTGAAAACCTGGATATTGACCTATCCCCCGAGGAGAGGGAGAGTTTCATGAGGCATATTTACATGGAGATGAAGAGGAGGAACATGGAGATAGTCACCACGGCACCATACTACGGTAGGGTTGTTAACCAATTAAGTAACAATAAGGACAATGCCCCAACACACTTCGTGATCGCCAATGACCCGATAACAAGGGAATTAACAGAATTCATCGGTGGCTGTGGAGCTGGCAGAATATACGCGGCCATTGAACCAGAAGGCACTCTCACTCCATGCGTCTTCTTACCTTACCCAGTGGGTAACCTTAGGACTAAGTCGTTCTGGGATATTTGGATGGATCCGTTTATGGAGAATTTCAGGGATAGGGGTAGGCTTAAGGGCTTCTGTGGTCAATGCCCATATAAGATGATTTGCGGTGGTTGTAGGGCTAGGGCATACGGCTACTTCGGCGATGTCCTAGCCCCGGACCCAGGCTGCATATATAATTCCAAGGAGTGGAGGAGGCTTAAGGAGGAGGCTGAGCAGTGGGCTAAGATTAAGGTCACTGCTTCTAAGCTAGGGTTTAAGTGAGGTGATTAAATGAGGGTGCTGTTGGCGGTTCCACCGGGTATTGATAAAATGGAGATATATAAGGTCCTTGGACTCAGGGCACCACCACTTGGGTTAGCTTGGATTGCAGCGGTCCTTGAGAAGGCTGGTCATGAGGTTAAGATAATTGACTCACCCACTGAGGGTATTGACTTAGGAGCCTTCATCAATGAGGTTAAGGCATGGAGCCCTGATATTGTTGGCTTAACATCATTAACCCCAACAATATATAAGGCTTATGACACAGTTAAGGCAATTAAGGAGTATGATAAGGACTTACCTGTAATAATGGGTGGACCACATGCATCATTCATGTATGAGGAGGCTTTAAATAATGGGGTTGACGTAGTGGTTAGGGGTGAGGGTGAGTACACTACCCTGGATCTCGTTAACACCATTGAGAAGACTGGGATGAATAGGAATGGGCTTAAGGAGATTAACGGTATAGTATTCAGAAGTGGTGGCGAGATCATTAAGACGAGGGATAGGCCACCAATAAGGAACCTGGATGAGTTACCATTTCCAGCACGCCACTTATTACCAATGGATAAATACACCATATTCGGTAAGCCAATTAAGATAATTCACGTAATGGCCAGTCGCGGTTGCCCATATGGTT from the Caldivirga maquilingensis IC-167 genome contains:
- a CDS encoding acetate--CoA ligase family protein, giving the protein MVHDIVTKALSEGRFKLLDHEAYELLEAYGIPTPGYRVVSNYEEAIKAANEVGYPVAIKVISPDIMHKTDVGGVILNVNSDDDVKRACGEMTNNIKHLAPYARVFGFLVQHMVQGGLEVIVGGLRDRIFGTVILFGIGGVLTELYKDTSMRVAPITEDDALSMIKETKAYQLMIGYRGMPRRDIYSLVDIIVKFSRLMIENPQISEADLNPVIMLENGKGSYAVDARFIIKPT
- a CDS encoding MBL fold metallo-hydrolase, whose translation is MVEVTIRDLTSRVSLVGTYYGDVELNMVYVKDSGVLLDTSTSSIIEDVVKVIGLPKVAIITHPHEDHAGGSGYLASRGVRVIAHEAARGFLYNNVINVDSFFSLKYRSCFTPEFTESFIRDFRSKVGSPVVHESFRGMLNLNGVKCIEAFGHTSGTVVCIVDDVMFTSDAVQGLGIRGLSTTDSIPQVSSIDDYLQTLNTLKSIKVKMLVPGHNYLPFSKRVLEGNEVEEFIEASIEAMNRLLGIAKVLLSERPLTICEFADNLIHEYGVKRSLYPQALITANAIIRFYKRRRLLRIIKEGDVELYSIK
- a CDS encoding VIT1/CCC1 transporter family protein; amino-acid sequence: MSQHSEVMGNIDYVGFYKDELTDYYVYSTLARVERNKDRRSALMEIASTELRHAKYWEARARELGLSVGEFKVPWLKIIFYLTLRLLFGLAVVIRLREREEDEAIVRYVNARDVVKDPALDEIIKDEVIHEDYFIEEATKMSERFNNIRDFIYGMSDGLVEVMAALAGLVPVVVNPLLIAMAGLIVGVAGTISMSIGAYMSVKAQSELMNYRVNKVKTALRVMPISTVTDKVLDILKSSGVPEEKARSIARELSEYKDAVSDMVITRELGYVESTENAAKSAVSTGVSYIIGAALVILPFPTIGLVNRYAALFTSIVLMIIATSVAGVFTAASSNAKMRSVIARNVGLSLLALTVTYLVGSLAHALGATVT
- a CDS encoding acetate--CoA ligase family protein → MVIEQTREAVSKGGIEALFYPSSVAVIGATPKPGHVGYVIMSNLLSKFKGKVILVNPRYDSINGAKCYKSITEVNDEVDLAVIAVPAPVVPQVTAEAVKKNVKALIIISGGFSEVGDEGRRLEDEVREIVKNTQVRVLGPNCIGVYNADNGLDTFFLPEDRMGRPPKGPIALISQSGAVAAAILDWASRRRLGIGLAVNYGNKLDVNESELLEYLANNSNVKVITIYMEGLKYPGEGLRFLETAKKVTQIKPVIVYKAGRTKASAGAVASHTAALAGDYEIYRGAFRQAGLIEANSVREMFDLAKALATQPLPRGRRVLVLTDSGGMGIQAVDTLSMLGLEVPELPETIQSMLRKFLPPLAIVRNPVDVTGSATDEYYKIVLDSILPTSYVDMALIVALMQIPGLTPNLVNYIIDAKRYGKPMVVVSFGGSAMMEKFNEALEDNGIPVYATPDRGARALWALVQYSMIKRMLREEVE
- a CDS encoding radical SAM/SPASM domain-containing protein, which translates into the protein MDNITNKVSERSGTGALIAAIRMLNRGAVRHALSALMKEVEFNGERKPLLEWVMAAYAGNEPCPTIAHLASPFFKAMVKLTMSYFHADEDEVKQILSDPAIRRGIVTTLKGIALFGVTTPQKLPAPFFIVWNFTNLCNLKCIHCYQNAGRPLPNELTLEEKLRVVKELDEAGVPAIALSGGEPTIHPDFLTVLNEMNRRGFYSAVATNGLMFANMEFAERVKKAGLRYVEISIDAADPAVHDKFRGVEGAWDKAVRGLINAVKLGFSTALAFTVTKTNIDQVDKILDLAQEIGVRRVVFFNFVPVGRGRENLDIDLSPEERESFMRHIYMEMKRRNMEIVTTAPYYGRVVNQLSNNKDNAPTHFVIANDPITRELTEFIGGCGAGRIYAAIEPEGTLTPCVFLPYPVGNLRTKSFWDIWMDPFMENFRDRGRLKGFCGQCPYKMICGGCRARAYGYFGDVLAPDPGCIYNSKEWRRLKEEAEQWAKIKVTASKLGFK
- a CDS encoding NAD(P)-dependent oxidoreductase — encoded protein: MVNVGLIGLGTMGWRIAKNLKDDGLLIGVFNRTMSKAIKFAEENKVNVFNNPAELARNVDVVLSIVSDDDAVKSIMLGENGVINGIKQGSLVIEMSTISPSTSIELANKIKEKGGLMVDAPIIGTSILIEKREAVVLIGGEREAYERAYEVVKHFARYVVHVGPNGYGLYAKLINNALLGSYVAALAEVVNLGEAMGLSSSVIMDVLTKLSSARSPTSELKVPKMINNDFTTQFATKHMRKDLDLVNKEASRLGVPVPMAALALQLYRMSEADGLSDDDFSAVIKILKRRNSTQR